One window of Pirellulales bacterium genomic DNA carries:
- a CDS encoding restriction endonuclease subunit S, giving the protein MTDGRTGLKSFSIEDCMSAIIDYRGKTPRKTSSGVPLITAKIVKGGRIEAPDEFIDPDEYESWMRRGCPKVGDVVLTTEAPLGEIAQLSDDRIALAQRLILLRGKPDVLDNTYLKYLMMSAPVQGELRGRASGTTVVGIKQSELRKLTLLLPAVHEQRAIAGVLGALDDKIEQNRRTSAALEQLARAMFRAWFVDFEPVKAKAAGAGA; this is encoded by the coding sequence GTGACTGATGGCCGCACGGGACTCAAGTCTTTCAGTATCGAAGATTGTATGTCTGCAATCATCGATTATCGCGGGAAGACTCCGCGCAAGACCTCCAGCGGGGTTCCGTTGATAACGGCAAAGATCGTCAAAGGAGGCCGTATTGAAGCTCCAGATGAGTTTATTGACCCGGACGAGTACGAATCGTGGATGCGTCGCGGGTGCCCCAAGGTCGGTGACGTTGTCTTAACAACGGAGGCTCCCCTTGGTGAGATCGCACAATTGAGCGACGATCGAATCGCCCTCGCTCAGAGATTGATTCTGTTACGTGGCAAACCGGACGTTTTGGACAACACGTACCTGAAGTACCTTATGATGTCAGCGCCGGTACAGGGTGAGTTGCGCGGCCGAGCATCGGGAACTACCGTCGTAGGTATCAAGCAGAGCGAGTTGAGAAAGCTCACGCTTCTTTTACCGGCGGTTCACGAGCAGCGAGCCATCGCCGGTGTGCTCGGGGCGTTGGATGACAAGATCGAGCAGAACCGGCGGACGTCTGCGGCGCTTGAGCAGTTGGCGCGGGCGATGTTCCGGGCGTGGTTCGTGGACTTCGAGCCAGTCAAGGCCAAGGCCGCCGGCGCCGGCGCTT